The Deinococcus misasensis DSM 22328 DNA segment ATGCTCAACAAAGCCAGAGCCTACACCAGCAAAAAAGCCGGTCCCCTGATGGTGATGGTGCTGTCCAGTCAGGCCGGGGTGACGGTGCACTCCACAGAAAGCTTCATTGGCAGCCTTTTTCAGAAGATGGGCCGGGTGAACGCCGCCAAACCCCAGAAAGGGGAGAGCCAGTACACCGTGACCCTTGAGAATCTGGTTGCCACAAATGCGGACACCCTGGTGTTCCTGAAAACCGAAGGGGAAACCACCCCTCTGGACGGCTGGAAAAAAGACCCCCTGTACCAGAGCCTCAAAGCCGTGAAAAACAACCGCGTGTACGTCTTTGACCGTGACCTGTGGTCAAAAGCCAGAGGCATCAAAGGCATGAACCTGATGTTCTCTCAGATGATCTCCAGCGGTGTGTTGGCAGACCGTGCAGCCAAATGAAGGATGGTGTGAACATGAGAAACCGTTTGCAAAAACTGAACCCCTACCTCGGCTCTCTGGCTTTTCTGGGCCTGATGCTCACGCTGGCTTTTCTGTTGATGGCCACCCTGTCCTGAGAACCTCAAAAAGAGAGCCAGCAGAATGCAAATGCTGGCTCTCTTTTTGCACGTCTCAGTGGGTGGTGTCGTTCCGCGTTTGTGTGAACAGCATGCGTGTGGATTCCCGGACCACCAGAGACGGATCAAACCGGGGCATCTGTCGGGGTTGGGTGGATCCCAGCATCTCAATCAGGTGGTTGATGGCGGCCTGCACCATCTCATAAATGGGGTGTTTGATGGTGGTCAGGGGAGGTGACATGTAATCCACCCCCCGGATGTCATCGAAGCCGACCAGAGAAACGTCCTCTGGAACCCGGATGCCGCGTCGGAACAGGGCAAGCCTCACCCCCAGGGCCATCTGGTCGTTGGACACGAAAACCGATGTGAAGTTTCGGCCCCTGCTGAACAGCAATTCCATGGCCATCAGTCCGGTGGGTTCATTGAAGTTGCCTTCCACCACCAGATTGGGGTTGAACGGCAAATCGGCTTCCAGCAGGGCCTGACGGTAGCCTTGCAGGCGGTCTCGGGCATCGAGGGTTCTCAGGTCTCCGGTGATGTGGGCGATGTGCTGGTGGCCCAGTCGGATCAGGTGCTGGGTGGCAAGGTATCCGCCCAGCACGTTGTTCATGGTCAGGCACTGCTTTTCAAGCCCTTTGACGTGACGGTCCAGAATCACGGTCGGAAGTTGTCTGGCAAGGGTGCGCAGGTGCCCATCTGGCAGGTGGCCTCCGATCACCAGAATCCCGGCCATGTGCCGTTCCAGCAGCACTTCGATGGCCTCCTGTTCGGTTCCCGAGTCCCAGTGTCCACTGATGAACACCGGATAGAAGCCACTTTTCCGCAGGGCGTGTTCGATGCCCAGAATGGCATTGGTGTAGTAGTTGCTGGTCAGGTCTTGCAACAGCACGCCGATGCACTGGAGTTTGCTTTTGTGTTTCTCGTTGGCGATCAACTGCGAGCGGTACCCGAGCTGGTTCAGGGCCGCTTCGATGCGCTTTTGTTTTTCTCTGGAGACCCGCGCACTGCCGTTGATCACCCGTGAAACGCTGCTGATCGAGACATCGGCCAATTTTGCCACAGTTTCAATGGTGACTTTTTTGCTCATGGAGGTCCTTTCCTGTGGTTTTCAGAGGAGGGGTTCTGAAAGCCTTTTGCAACCTGCTGAAACCCGCGCTGAAACATGTCAGATGCTTTTCAAAACCACCAGAGCTTCACGTGTTGTTGTTGATGGTGTGAAGAAAATTGCACCAGATGCCTGCAATACCAAGAAAACCGTGCAGAACGCTGAAATGGTGAGGCCCATCTTTTGGATAGCGCTAACCATATTCTTGTTAATTGGTAACAACAGTGTACACCAAAAGCCATGAAGTGCCTCTTTAAATGGGGATTGAAAACCCTTGAAAGGCTTAAAGTTGTCCAGTTTGATGCTTTGCAAATCATGAAACACTTCGTTCTGAACGAACAATTCGATGTTGTCCCTGCATGAAAATTTTCAAAATTTTTCAGAACCGGGTCCAGAATCCTGATTCTCCATTGACAGTTCAGAGCAAGCAGGATTATAGTTAACGCAAACAAAAGCCATAACAGTTGAAAGGGAGGTCGAAAACAGCACCTTCACAGGCTTCATGTGTCTGCGTTTTGCAGGTGCACCCCATGGCCCTGTGGCACCACACTGAAATCGCTTTCACGCCACAGGCCACCTTGACTGGCAACCCCCCAAGCCCTTTGTTGTCCCCACTCTCTTTCCCATTCCGCCAGAGGACGCAACACCCAGAGAACATCCGGAGGAAAGCATGAAAAAAGCCCTTGGTCTGCTCGCCGTTCTTGCCCTTGGCAGTGTCGCCTTCGCCAAAGAAACCCTCACCATCACCTGCTTCACCAACCTCAACGAGTCTGTTGAAGCCGCTGTTCCCCTCTTCAAAAAAGCCAACCCCGACGTGGACATCAAAATCAACGCCCTCAACTATGGCG contains these protein-coding regions:
- a CDS encoding LacI family DNA-binding transcriptional regulator; the protein is MSKKVTIETVAKLADVSISSVSRVINGSARVSREKQKRIEAALNQLGYRSQLIANEKHKSKLQCIGVLLQDLTSNYYTNAILGIEHALRKSGFYPVFISGHWDSGTEQEAIEVLLERHMAGILVIGGHLPDGHLRTLARQLPTVILDRHVKGLEKQCLTMNNVLGGYLATQHLIRLGHQHIAHITGDLRTLDARDRLQGYRQALLEADLPFNPNLVVEGNFNEPTGLMAMELLFSRGRNFTSVFVSNDQMALGVRLALFRRGIRVPEDVSLVGFDDIRGVDYMSPPLTTIKHPIYEMVQAAINHLIEMLGSTQPRQMPRFDPSLVVRESTRMLFTQTRNDTTH